The genomic stretch CTGTGGACTGCACTATGCCACTTAAGCTGGAGAAGTCTTCTTCAGGGGATATGAAACCAAAGTCTCAGAAAGTTGGAAATCTGCCGGCACTAAGGAGATTTCAGAATGAAACATTGCCTCCAAAGTCAGCTAAACCAATTCCAGTTACTCACAACAAACTTTTGTCTCCTATCAAGAACCCTGGCTATGTTCAACCTAGGAATGTGGCTCAGATAATGGACGCGGCTACTAAGATAATTGAGGCAAGTCCCCTGCAATATGCAAGGAATGGAATGTCTTCAGTTGGGCCTTCTTCTGTTCCCTTAAGAATTCTTGATCTGAAAGAGCAATTGGAAGGTGCACAGTATGAATCCAAGCTTGTCAATCGGCACATTGCTAACCATGTGAATGGTAAGCCTAATGAGAGGAGTAATTTGTATAAAGGCACTCTAACATTCAAACGTTTAGGGGATTCAGAAAAGAACAGTTCTAGTTATTTAGGAAATAAAGGAAAATCTGCTTCAGTTGTGATACCATCCAAAGCCGATGTTCAGAACAGAGATACATCAGCTTTGAAAGGTAAGAAGGGACATATGAACTCGAAAGAAGATAGTAACATAAAACCAAACCAATCATCCCGGAGCCAGAAGAAGCAATTTACAGACCCGACCCGAGCCATTCCGCAGAGAGCTTTCACAGGCCAAAATAGCAATGTGCTTGGGCAGAATAACATAAACCATAAAGGCAAATTGACTTCAAAAAGGGAGTCCAATAAGCCAACAACACGAACTTGGTCTTCAGAAAGCTCTACTGCAGCACGGAAGGCAGCAAATAAGGGTGCTGCTGTAAATGGCAATACTGAGCCCAATAGGTCAAGTACAAGGGTAATTGATTCTCGAAAGGAGTCTACAGTGTCAAAAAGACAGAGTATTTctgaaaagaaaaagtatattAGTAGGGCTGTTCACAATGATACAAGAGGTACTGAGAATGTAGTTGATAATTTTGAGAACAAGTCCATAAAATGCAATATTACAACTGATAGAAGTACCAACCAGAATGCAGTTAGCATGAGTGAAAGCAAAGATGTGATATCGTTTACATTTACGTCTCCCTTGGGGAGAACCATGCCTGAGTCACAGCCCTCGACTGCACAGGTGACAGAAACAAGCAACAGAGTTCATGCCAATACTCATGCTTGTCATCCTAAGAAGCTATCATCATCTACTCTTGTGATGGACAGTGACACAATAGATGGCGATACTTTAAGTGTCCTTTTGGAGAAAATGCTTCAAGAATTGCCATCTAGGATTAACTCACCGCAATGTACCCTGATCTCAGATGAGTCTTCTTCTGGAAGTTGTAATATTCAGGATAACGGTTGTGCTTCAAGTGATAATCCGGTGCTTACCATGAATCAGCAACTGCAGGTATCTCTTTTATACTAATTAGAACATATATGCAATTTTCAATCATTTTAATCTCTGAGCTCTGACGAAATCATATACTTATTTCATTACTTAATCATGATTCACTTTTGCAGACAACAGATCCAATGGAAGAGCCTAGCTGTGGCAGCAGTGAAAGTGGGAATGATATCGGTTGTCAGCATTCAGGAGCTGTTATGCTTTTTGAAAATCCTGCTGCTGTCGAAAGTTACTTGGATTGTGAATATAGTATATTTggtaagttttttatttttacaccactgataaaaatatttcttctaGAATTAAAACCAAGTTTGGCAGAGTGTAGCTTTTATTCTGTATacatttatattatattttgtaGTAAATTGCAATGTGGCATAAGTTTACAATGAACCTTgatgctcttttttttttttttttaaatataattttgttgGTGGGGGAGCTAATCAGGCTACAATTGGTAATGAAATCTTGCAGATGCTGATGAACTATATTTTACTAGCTGGCCAATAATGCATAATTAGGAGTTTACTATGATTAAAATTTAACTAATGATTTCAAATACCCTTCACCTCTTGCATGTGTGATAATTGTTGTATTGCATTCTGTCATTTGTTCATTTGTATGTCATTCAAATAGCtgttaaatttatattatgtGTGATTCCTCAGCACATGCTATGAAATGCTAATTCCTGTCTGTATTTGGTCTATCTATATAGGAAGCACGCTTTATCCTTCCATACAAGATGAAGAAGTATCGAATTTTTCTCCGTGGTCTGAGCAAAGCTCCGAGGTCACAGAAGGAAGCACATCCATCAAACAATTTAGTGGAATATCAAATGTGATAGGTTTTAGGAGATCAACAAGGGAGATGGAACTCGAATACATAAAGGACATTCTTAGTGCAGAGCTTATGGCAGAAGAATTTGTAATTGGTGAAACAAATAAGATCATAATGCCAAACCTGTTTGATATATTGGAGATTCAGAATGCTGAGAACTACATAGAGTACTCTAAGCTTGAGAGAAAGGTTTTATTTGACACCGTGAGTGACTGCTTAGAACTAAGATACAGAAAAGCTTTTGTTGGAAGCTGCAAAGCATGGCCTGAATGGGTGGCATCAGTTCAGAGAAAGAACTTGTTGGCAGAAGAATTATTAAAAGAGATAATCAGTCTTAGAAGCATGGAAGAGGTAGTAATGGTGGATGAACTTGTGCATAAGGACATGAGCATTGGATTGGGTAGATGGATTGACTTCGACATTGAAGCCTTTGAAGAGGGTTTAGATGTTGAATTTGGCATAGTGACCAATTTGATTAACGAATTGGTTTATGAGTTGATGATTGTTTAACACCTTGGTGGTGAGTTACATTTGTTTGTCTAACACATTGGTAAACCAGTAACCAAATTGTATCTGCCATAACATTTACAATGAAGTAAAGAATGGATGTCATTCAAATTCATGCCTTTCCACTGGATAGTGATATAGAATTTATGCTGAAACTTTAGGATTTAACTTTGATATATCGATGAGTGTTATGTTCGAAATATGTTCGACATGCAAATATGACAATTCAGTAAAAAATTAATCTCCGCATACAAGTCTTTTTACTATA from Arachis stenosperma cultivar V10309 chromosome 9, arast.V10309.gnm1.PFL2, whole genome shotgun sequence encodes the following:
- the LOC130947494 gene encoding uncharacterized protein LOC130947494, with translation MPMEMEKRRFKGRSFLSFFDWNSKSQKKLLFDKPNNLPEVSNQGKENVGNMPQAQMNKIKVGDNGASPGNVAASCDFNCALSISSDEGCETKAPGLVARLMGLDSLPASTVPELSSTSLYGSNSLGSSHCQDGSLRCMADSCPVDCTMPLKLEKSSSGDMKPKSQKVGNLPALRRFQNETLPPKSAKPIPVTHNKLLSPIKNPGYVQPRNVAQIMDAATKIIEASPLQYARNGMSSVGPSSVPLRILDLKEQLEGAQYESKLVNRHIANHVNGKPNERSNLYKGTLTFKRLGDSEKNSSSYLGNKGKSASVVIPSKADVQNRDTSALKGKKGHMNSKEDSNIKPNQSSRSQKKQFTDPTRAIPQRAFTGQNSNVLGQNNINHKGKLTSKRESNKPTTRTWSSESSTAARKAANKGAAVNGNTEPNRSSTRVIDSRKESTVSKRQSISEKKKYISRAVHNDTRGTENVVDNFENKSIKCNITTDRSTNQNAVSMSESKDVISFTFTSPLGRTMPESQPSTAQVTETSNRVHANTHACHPKKLSSSTLVMDSDTIDGDTLSVLLEKMLQELPSRINSPQCTLISDESSSGSCNIQDNGCASSDNPVLTMNQQLQTTDPMEEPSCGSSESGNDIGCQHSGAVMLFENPAAVESYLDCEYSIFGSTLYPSIQDEEVSNFSPWSEQSSEVTEGSTSIKQFSGISNVIGFRRSTREMELEYIKDILSAELMAEEFVIGETNKIIMPNLFDILEIQNAENYIEYSKLERKVLFDTVSDCLELRYRKAFVGSCKAWPEWVASVQRKNLLAEELLKEIISLRSMEEVVMVDELVHKDMSIGLGRWIDFDIEAFEEGLDVEFGIVTNLINELVYELMIV